The segment TGCATTAAGCCCCAATGATCCTGCTATCCCGTATTGCCCGTTGTCAGACATCTCAATACTCCGGAAAAACACATCGGCAGATGTATCATTTTTTACGCTCCAGTTTATGCCACCATCAATGGTTTTCAGTAACCTGTTACTGAGCGTAACAGCAAAACCGGTAACTGTATCTATAAAATACACGTCTTCAAATCTTCTCTCCGTATCTGTAATTGCGCTGCCTTTTTGAAGGTTATTGTTTGGCAGGTATAACCAATGGTTTTGCGCTATACTTTTTGTATGCAGCAACAGGAATAGCATTATAAGAGCGGTGTACTTCATCAGGGATATGACATTTACATAAAAGTAATTACGGTTATGGTAACAGAATGATATGTCATGTAATTATTTTGTCATAAACAGTAAGGCCTGCTACTTGCGCAGCAGGCCTGTAGTATCTTTATTTCAGAATACTCAATCCTGGTTTCTCTTCTTTACCATCGTGAGGATGGTAGCAATGGCTACGGTCTCACCAGTTTCATCGTACACATCTACCAGCCATTTTACAATACCCTTCGCCACATCATTCTCATCTCGTTTTTCCTGATCGGTCATTTGCTTGCAGGTAAACTTGACGCCAATGGTCATCCCGGGATATACGGGTTTGGTGAAACGACATTCATCAATACCATAGTTCAGTAATACCGGCCCTTTCTTAGCATCCACAAACAAGCCTGCTGCTTTTGATAGTACAAAATACCCATGTGCTACACGTCCTTCAAATATGGTGCCCTCAAGCGATGTAGCATCCATATGCGCATAAAAGTTGTCGCCGCTTACATTGGCAAAGTTGGTGATGTCCGCCTCTGTTACGGTATGCTTTGCTGTAATAAGTGTATCACCAATACGAAGGTCCTCAAAATGCTTGCGGAAAGGATGCTCTACTGTCTCAGTCTGCTTGCCACCCTGCTGGTACACGTTGGTAATTCTAGAAATGGTAGTAGGCGAACCCTGTATGGCTGTACGTTGCATGTAATGTAACACACCACGCTTACCTCCCATCTCTTCGCCACCACCAGCACGTCCGGGGCCGCCGTGTGTCAGCAACGGCATGGGCGAACCATGGCCTGTACTTTCTTTAGCGCAATCCTGGTTAAGCACCAGTATACGTCCGTGCATGCTTGCTGCACCCAATACAAACTCTTTGGCCACATCATCGTCAGCGGTTACAATGGAACATACCAGCGAACCTTTACCCAGTTTTGCCAGCGCTACCGCATCACTTATCTCATTATAAGGCATGATAGTAGACACAGGCCCGAAAGCCTCAATGTTGTGACAATCAAGTTTATTGAAAGGATCGTCGTTGAAGAATACTATTGGTGGCAGGAAAGCTCCTTTGTTCTTATCTGCACCTACCACTTCATATTTTTCAAGGTCACCGATAACTATATTCTGCGACTTAGACAACTCCATGATACGCTCACGTACTTCCTCACGCTGCACCTGCCCTGCCAATGAGCCCATACGCACACCCTCTACGCTCGGGTCGCCAATAGTAGAGCCTGCCAGTCTTTTACCTAAAGCTATCTGCACGTCCTCTACCCTGTCTGCCGGTACAATCACACGACGTACCGCAGTACATTTCTGTCCTGCTTTGGTAGTTATCTCTCTTGCTATCTCCTTTATGAAAATATCAAACTCTGCAGTGCCAGGCTGAACATCAGGACCTAATACACAACAGTTCAGAGAGTCTGCCTCAAGGTTGAAGTCTACCGCCTCTGATACAATACGCGGGTGTGACTTCAGCATCTGTCCTGTTGAAGCACTACCGGTAAAGGTCACCACGTCACCTGTCTGTATATTATCCAGTATCCCCCTTGCAGAACCGCATATCAGTTGCAGCGAACCCTCAGGCAGGATATTCGATTTGATGATCTCCTCGAACACTGCTTCTGTCAGGAAAGATGTAAGTGTTGCCGGTTTCACTATCGCAGGCACGCCCGCCAGCAGGTTCACCGCTATTTTTTCCAGCATACCCCATACCGGGAAGTTAAAGGCGTTGATATGTATCGCTACCCCTTCTTTTGGCACCATTATATGGTGACCAATGAAAGTGCCGTTCTTTGAAAGCTTGGCTGCTTCACCATCTACATAAAATGTCTCGTCAGGAAACTGGCGACGCAGGCTGGCGTTGGCAAACAGGTTACCGATACCGCCCTCTATGTCCACCCACGAATCAGCACGTGTGGCACCTGTATAGGCACTTATCTCGTAAAAATATTCTTTCTTATCCAGCAGGTGAAAAGCCAGTGCTTTAAGCATGCGTCCACGCTCCTGGAAAGTAAGCTTACGCAGTGCAGGACCACCCACTTTACGCGCATAATCCATCATTGCACCAAAATCCAGTCCCTCACTGCTGGCAGTATATATTGCTTCGCCCGTGATGGCATTGTGCAATACCTCGCCCTCTTTTCCGGCAGTTACCCATTTCCCTTCTGCGTAGTTTCTTAGTTGTCTCAATGACATAACTCAATTTATTTTTATCGTATTCAAACTATTACCAATACAAGCCCCTATAAGGACAGGCTGCAATTTATAATTTTTGTCAGGAAATAACCGCCTATTGCAGACGTTCCTTATATTCACACCATGCCACAAGCCTCTTCATACAGCAAAACCGACAAACGGATGCGCATATTGTCGCTTATCCTGCTGGCAATCGGTGCGGCATTACGTATATATATATACCTGCAGAACCGCAACCTTATTATTGACGAAGCCAATATAGCCCGTAATATA is part of the Chitinophagales bacterium genome and harbors:
- the paaZ gene encoding phenylacetic acid degradation bifunctional protein PaaZ; the protein is MSLRQLRNYAEGKWVTAGKEGEVLHNAITGEAIYTASSEGLDFGAMMDYARKVGGPALRKLTFQERGRMLKALAFHLLDKKEYFYEISAYTGATRADSWVDIEGGIGNLFANASLRRQFPDETFYVDGEAAKLSKNGTFIGHHIMVPKEGVAIHINAFNFPVWGMLEKIAVNLLAGVPAIVKPATLTSFLTEAVFEEIIKSNILPEGSLQLICGSARGILDNIQTGDVVTFTGSASTGQMLKSHPRIVSEAVDFNLEADSLNCCVLGPDVQPGTAEFDIFIKEIAREITTKAGQKCTAVRRVIVPADRVEDVQIALGKRLAGSTIGDPSVEGVRMGSLAGQVQREEVRERIMELSKSQNIVIGDLEKYEVVGADKNKGAFLPPIVFFNDDPFNKLDCHNIEAFGPVSTIMPYNEISDAVALAKLGKGSLVCSIVTADDDVAKEFVLGAASMHGRILVLNQDCAKESTGHGSPMPLLTHGGPGRAGGGEEMGGKRGVLHYMQRTAIQGSPTTISRITNVYQQGGKQTETVEHPFRKHFEDLRIGDTLITAKHTVTEADITNFANVSGDNFYAHMDATSLEGTIFEGRVAHGYFVLSKAAGLFVDAKKGPVLLNYGIDECRFTKPVYPGMTIGVKFTCKQMTDQEKRDENDVAKGIVKWLVDVYDETGETVAIATILTMVKKRNQD